A stretch of Roseovarius sp. M141 DNA encodes these proteins:
- a CDS encoding SulP family inorganic anion transporter, whose amino-acid sequence MKPKILTTLANYDRQQFTSDLIAGLTVAMVALPLSLAIAIASGAGPEKGLVTAIVGGLLISLLGGSRVQIGGPTGAFIVVVFGVIQQYGYDGLVLATFMAGIIMLVAGYLRAGNLVAYVPEAVINGFTIGIGVIIATSQLSDLFGLSIAEIPAEFIAKTQALWAARDTLNITALGIGLATMAMIVALRRLAPKFPGLIVAVGVTSAIVAIAMLPVDTIFSRFGALPGALPMPQMPDISLERMIELLPSAFVIAFLASIESLLSAMVADKMIGGQHRPNAEVLAQGCANIGSALFGGLPATGAIARTATNVRAGGKTPVAGIVAALTILLIMLLAAPLAGYLAMPALAGLLILTAWNMSEPHKWRGYMQGRVSDRVLLVLTLVLTVFADLTIAIGVGVSVGLALRLRRRNADMEKDWTPPDR is encoded by the coding sequence ATGAAACCCAAAATCCTCACCACGCTGGCCAACTATGACCGCCAGCAATTCACCAGCGATCTGATCGCCGGGTTGACCGTGGCCATGGTGGCGCTGCCACTCAGCCTTGCCATCGCCATCGCGTCGGGGGCGGGGCCGGAAAAGGGGCTGGTGACCGCCATCGTCGGCGGCCTTCTGATTTCGCTGCTGGGCGGCAGCCGGGTGCAGATCGGCGGGCCGACCGGCGCGTTCATCGTTGTCGTGTTCGGCGTCATCCAGCAATACGGGTATGACGGGCTGGTCCTTGCCACCTTCATGGCCGGGATCATCATGCTGGTTGCGGGGTATCTGCGGGCGGGTAACCTTGTCGCTTATGTGCCCGAGGCGGTGATCAACGGCTTCACCATCGGGATCGGCGTCATCATCGCGACCAGCCAGCTGAGCGATCTGTTCGGGCTGTCCATCGCCGAAATCCCGGCGGAATTCATTGCCAAGACACAGGCGCTTTGGGCTGCGCGGGACACGCTGAACATCACCGCACTGGGGATCGGGCTGGCGACGATGGCAATGATCGTCGCGCTGCGCCGCCTTGCGCCGAAATTTCCCGGCCTGATCGTCGCCGTGGGCGTGACATCGGCCATCGTCGCCATCGCCATGCTGCCGGTCGATACGATCTTTTCCCGCTTTGGCGCCCTGCCCGGCGCGCTGCCCATGCCGCAGATGCCCGACATCAGCCTTGAGCGGATGATCGAACTGCTGCCCTCCGCGTTTGTCATCGCCTTCCTCGCCAGTATCGAATCGCTTCTGTCGGCGATGGTCGCGGACAAGATGATCGGCGGCCAGCACAGGCCGAACGCCGAAGTGCTGGCGCAGGGCTGCGCCAACATCGGTTCAGCCCTGTTCGGCGGTCTGCCCGCCACCGGAGCCATCGCCCGCACCGCGACAAACGTGCGCGCGGGTGGCAAGACGCCCGTGGCCGGCATCGTTGCCGCGCTGACAATCCTGCTGATCATGCTGCTGGCCGCGCCGCTGGCGGGCTATCTGGCGATGCCCGCGCTGGCCGGGCTGCTGATTCTGACCGCGTGGAACATGAGCGAGCCGCATAAGTGGCGCGGCTACATGCAGGGCCGTGTTTCGGATCGCGTGCTGCTGGTCCTGACGCTGGTGCTGACGGTGTTTGCGGATCTGACCATCGCCATCGGCGTGGGTGTGTCCGTCGGGCTGGCCCTGCGGTTGCGTCGGCGCAACGCCGACATGGAAAAGGACTGGACCCCGCCCGACCGCTGA
- the thiM gene encoding hydroxyethylthiazole kinase produces MIDAGHYLAQMRARAPLVQNITNYVAMNVMANIMLAIGASPAMAHAQGEAGEFAGLADALSVNIGTLDPDWVISMEEAARVMAQAGKPWVLDPVAVGATALRRDAGARLLALKPTIIRGNASEIIALAGANAAGKGADTADTVSNATGAAQTLARQTGGVVAVTGAVDYVTDGDAAYRIAGGHALMPRITALGCSLTGGVVAFAVDQPALPATVAALASYAVAGEMAGDAAKGPASFQVAFIDALYALTPADVTKRARITVA; encoded by the coding sequence ATGATTGACGCAGGGCACTATCTGGCGCAGATGCGCGCCCGCGCACCGCTGGTGCAGAACATCACCAATTATGTCGCGATGAACGTGATGGCCAATATCATGCTGGCGATCGGGGCCAGCCCGGCCATGGCTCATGCCCAAGGCGAAGCGGGCGAATTCGCTGGGCTGGCCGATGCTCTCAGCGTCAATATCGGCACGCTCGATCCCGACTGGGTGATCTCGATGGAGGAGGCCGCGCGCGTCATGGCGCAGGCGGGCAAGCCGTGGGTGCTGGACCCGGTCGCCGTCGGCGCCACCGCCCTGCGCCGCGATGCCGGTGCGCGCCTGCTGGCGCTGAAGCCGACGATCATTCGCGGCAACGCCTCCGAAATCATCGCGCTGGCAGGGGCCAATGCGGCGGGCAAGGGTGCTGATACCGCCGATACCGTCAGCAATGCGACAGGCGCGGCGCAGACGTTGGCCCGCCAAACCGGTGGGGTCGTCGCGGTCACCGGCGCGGTCGATTACGTCACCGATGGCGATGCCGCGTATCGCATTGCCGGGGGGCATGCGCTGATGCCGCGCATCACCGCTCTGGGCTGTTCGCTGACCGGGGGTGTCGTCGCCTTTGCGGTGGATCAGCCCGCGCTACCTGCGACCGTCGCCGCGCTGGCCAGCTATGCCGTTGCCGGTGAAATGGCAGGCGATGCGGCCAAGGGGCCGGCCAGCTTTCAGGTGGCGTTTATCGATGCTCTCTACGCGCTGACGCCTGCCGACGTGACGAAGCGCGCGAGGATCACCGTAGCATGA
- the thiD gene encoding bifunctional hydroxymethylpyrimidine kinase/phosphomethylpyrimidine kinase: protein MIPNILSIAGSDPSGGAGIQADIKAISANGGYAMAALTALTAQNTRGVQAVQLVYPAMVSAQIVAIREDIRIDAVKIGMLGNAEIIGVVADALAGLDAPIVIDPVMVAKGGDRLLHTDAVAALCERLLPMAALITPNLPEAGDLLDVPEAQNENEMHAHAEALLALGAPAVLLKGGHLAGDSSPDLLLSAQGAHWMTSKRIDSRNTHGTGCTLSSAIAAQLGHGHTLPAAVARAKEYVTQAIAYAHLLSVGAGHGPTHHFHATARGD, encoded by the coding sequence ATGATCCCCAATATCCTGTCCATCGCCGGGTCTGATCCGTCAGGCGGAGCCGGTATTCAGGCCGACATCAAGGCGATTTCGGCCAATGGCGGCTATGCCATGGCCGCGCTGACCGCGCTGACCGCGCAGAACACGCGCGGCGTGCAGGCGGTGCAGCTGGTCTATCCGGCCATGGTGTCCGCGCAGATCGTCGCGATCCGCGAGGATATCCGCATCGACGCGGTCAAGATCGGGATGCTGGGCAATGCCGAGATCATCGGCGTGGTCGCGGATGCGCTCGCCGGGCTGGATGCGCCCATCGTTATCGACCCGGTCATGGTGGCCAAGGGCGGCGACCGCCTGCTGCATACCGATGCGGTGGCCGCCCTGTGCGAGCGCCTGTTGCCCATGGCCGCGCTGATCACACCCAACCTGCCGGAGGCGGGGGATCTGCTGGACGTTCCCGAGGCGCAGAATGAGAACGAAATGCACGCCCATGCCGAAGCTCTGCTGGCGCTGGGTGCGCCTGCCGTTTTGCTGAAGGGCGGGCATCTGGCGGGCGATAGCAGCCCCGATCTGTTGCTGTCGGCGCAGGGCGCGCATTGGATGACATCAAAGCGCATCGACAGCCGCAACACGCACGGCACCGGCTGCACATTGTCGTCGGCTATCGCCGCCCAGCTGGGGCACGGGCATACGTTGCCCGCTGCCGTCGCACGCGCCAAGGAATATGTGACGCAGGCAATCGCCTATGCCCATCTGCTGAGTGTCGGCGCCGGGCATGGCCCGACCCATCATTTTCACGCTACGGCGCGCGGCGACTAA
- a CDS encoding phosphodiester glycosidase family protein — MLALVFPVQLWAAECRNDQFENARYSICEVDMTRGDLRVFLNDPDTGKTLGSFSAVNGMLGKDGLALDFGMNAGMYHSDRRPVGLYIEDGQEAAGIVTQEGPGNFGLLPNGVLCIREGRADVFETLRYVDEAPACRHATQSGPMLVIDGALHPRFLTDSDSLYVRNGVGTTADGTRAVFVISTDPVNFHTFGRFFRDHLGLPQALYFDGNVSRLYAPDLGRSDIGFPIGPIIGSVSAAPQG; from the coding sequence ATGCTGGCCCTGGTGTTTCCGGTCCAGTTGTGGGCGGCAGAATGCCGCAACGATCAGTTCGAGAATGCACGTTATTCCATCTGCGAAGTGGACATGACCCGGGGCGATCTGCGCGTGTTCCTGAATGACCCTGACACTGGCAAGACGCTGGGCAGCTTCAGCGCGGTCAATGGGATGCTGGGCAAGGACGGGCTGGCGCTGGATTTCGGCATGAACGCGGGCATGTACCATTCTGATCGTCGGCCTGTGGGTCTCTATATCGAGGACGGGCAGGAGGCAGCGGGCATCGTCACGCAGGAGGGGCCGGGGAATTTCGGCCTGCTGCCCAACGGTGTGCTGTGCATCCGCGAGGGCCGCGCCGATGTGTTCGAGACGCTGCGCTATGTGGATGAGGCCCCGGCGTGCCGCCATGCCACGCAATCGGGGCCGATGCTGGTGATTGACGGCGCGCTGCATCCGCGTTTCCTGACAGACAGCGACAGTCTGTATGTTCGCAACGGGGTGGGCACCACGGCGGACGGCACGCGGGCGGTGTTCGTGATTTCGACCGATCCGGTGAATTTCCACACCTTCGGTCGGTTTTTCCGCGATCATCTGGGCCTGCCTCAGGCGCTGTATTTCGACGGCAATGTCTCGCGCCTCTATGCGCCCGACCTGGGGCGCAGCGATATCGGGTTTCCCATTGGTCCGAT
- a CDS encoding aminotransferase class I/II-fold pyridoxal phosphate-dependent enzyme, whose product MTQLPDFRLETHFAKWEFSARHHMTASDAEAMSLADLLEMASDADRDAFQTMWLGYTETWGAPALRAEIAHIYAGRAPEDILCFAGASEGIFAANSVLLERGDHAIVVTPNYQSHETLPSMICAATGVPLDPDDNWSLDIDRIKAAIRPNTKLVTINFPHNPTGAILPLDRYCALIDLCRHHGIWILHDEIFHGLGPSGARHLPFVADEYERGLSLGVMSKSYGLPGLRIGWIACQNRDVLSRMERMKHYLSICNSGPSEHLARIALKARDRILARNNAIVDENLPKWDAFFARHPDLFDWSRPDGSCMGYPRYLGAEGVEEFARRLVEEAGVLVLPSTIYRSDLGATPVDRFRIGFGRSGLDEGLAAMEAHVTRNRA is encoded by the coding sequence ATGACGCAGCTCCCTGATTTTCGGCTGGAAACCCATTTCGCCAAGTGGGAGTTCAGCGCCCGCCATCACATGACCGCCTCGGACGCCGAGGCGATGTCGCTGGCCGACCTGCTGGAGATGGCCAGCGACGCGGATCGCGACGCATTCCAGACCATGTGGCTGGGCTATACCGAAACATGGGGCGCGCCTGCGCTGCGGGCTGAAATCGCGCACATTTATGCGGGCCGCGCACCGGAGGATATCCTGTGCTTTGCCGGGGCGAGCGAGGGGATATTCGCCGCCAATTCCGTGCTGCTGGAGCGCGGCGATCATGCCATCGTGGTGACGCCCAACTACCAGTCGCACGAAACCCTGCCCAGTATGATCTGCGCGGCGACGGGCGTGCCGCTGGACCCGGATGATAACTGGTCGCTGGATATCGACCGGATCAAGGCCGCGATCCGCCCCAACACCAAGCTGGTCACGATCAACTTTCCACATAATCCGACCGGAGCGATCCTGCCGCTGGACCGCTACTGCGCGCTGATAGATCTGTGCCGCCATCATGGCATCTGGATCCTGCATGACGAGATTTTCCATGGGCTGGGACCATCGGGCGCCCGGCATCTGCCCTTTGTTGCGGACGAATACGAACGCGGGCTGTCGCTTGGCGTGATGTCCAAATCCTACGGCCTGCCGGGGCTGCGCATCGGCTGGATCGCATGTCAGAACCGCGATGTCCTAAGCCGTATGGAGCGGATGAAACACTACCTGTCGATCTGCAATTCCGGCCCGTCCGAGCATCTGGCGCGCATCGCGCTAAAGGCGCGGGACCGCATATTGGCGCGCAACAATGCCATCGTCGACGAGAACCTGCCGAAATGGGACGCGTTCTTTGCCCGTCATCCCGATCTGTTCGACTGGTCGCGCCCGGACGGATCTTGCATGGGTTACCCGCGCTATCTGGGCGCCGAAGGTGTCGAGGAGTTCGCCCGGAGGCTGGTCGAGGAGGCGGGCGTGCTGGTCCTGCCCAGCACGATCTACCGCTCTGATCTGGGCGCGACGCCGGTGGACCGGTTCCGCATCGGGTTCGGGCGCAGCGGGCTGGACGAGGGGCTGGCGGCGATGGAGGCGCATGTCACGCGGAACAGGGCCTAG
- the dapB gene encoding 4-hydroxy-tetrahydrodipicolinate reductase, producing MTTGPGIAVTGASGRMGRMLIQTIRDSGRAHLVGAVERPGHAWIGQDVGTAMGGAPLGVTVTGDALEAFAPAQAIIDFTAPSATLAFAKLAAQARAVHVIGTTGFCDEELESLKPAARHSVQVRAGNMSLGVNLLTLLTQKVAHALDEDFDIEIVEAHHNQKVDAPSGTALMLGDAAATGRGVALDRVADSARDGITGPRERGHIGFSAIRGGDIVGEHDVIFAAAGERIVLRHIATDRAVFARGALKAALWGQGRDPGAYDMLDVLGLGDG from the coding sequence ATGACGACAGGACCGGGCATTGCAGTGACAGGCGCATCGGGCCGGATGGGCCGGATGTTGATCCAGACCATCCGCGATAGTGGCCGCGCCCATCTGGTCGGTGCGGTCGAGCGGCCCGGCCACGCGTGGATCGGGCAGGACGTCGGCACGGCGATGGGCGGCGCGCCGCTGGGCGTGACGGTGACAGGCGACGCGCTGGAGGCGTTCGCGCCCGCGCAGGCCATCATCGATTTCACCGCCCCCAGCGCCACACTTGCCTTTGCCAAGCTGGCCGCGCAGGCCCGCGCCGTGCATGTCATCGGCACGACCGGGTTTTGCGATGAGGAGCTGGAGTCGCTGAAACCCGCCGCGCGCCATTCGGTGCAGGTGCGCGCCGGGAACATGAGCCTTGGGGTCAACCTGCTGACCCTGCTGACCCAAAAGGTCGCACACGCACTGGACGAGGATTTCGACATCGAAATCGTCGAGGCACACCACAATCAAAAGGTCGACGCCCCGTCCGGCACCGCCCTGATGCTGGGCGACGCTGCGGCCACCGGGCGCGGCGTGGCATTGGACCGTGTCGCCGACAGCGCCCGCGACGGCATCACCGGCCCGCGCGAGCGGGGGCATATCGGGTTCAGCGCCATTCGCGGTGGCGACATCGTGGGCGAACATGACGTGATTTTCGCCGCCGCGGGCGAGCGGATCGTGCTACGCCACATCGCCACCGACCGCGCCGTGTTCGCGCGCGGCGCGCTCAAGGCCGCGCTCTGGGGTCAGGGGCGCGATCCGGGCGCGTATGACATGCTGGACGTGCTGGGGCTGGGCGACGGCTAA
- a CDS encoding RsmB/NOP family class I SAM-dependent RNA methyltransferase, with amino-acid sequence MPPPSPRAAATRLLDQILGEHRQMADLLATGALDRLEAPDRARAQRLATQTLRGMERADRVLGKHLRKPPPLPVMNILRLGTVELCLGGDAHGVVNDCVGLVAGDKRFVRLKGLVNAVLRKVAADGPAEWAILRVPHLPKWLRAPLSEAYGAKAVAGFEAAHFAAAPLDLTPKSDVTELADAVGGIVLPTGSVRVHNAGQVSALPGYDTGDWWVQDAAAAIPARALSATKGEAVLDMCAAPGGKTLQLAATGANVTALDISDARMARVRENLARTGLEASLVTGDALTHHGSYDAILLDAPCSATGTIRRHPDLPHARDGSEIGDLIALQAAMLDRALGLLKPGGRLVYCTCSLLPDEGECQVDDALLRHPGLTVDRDALNMPGIDPDWITEEGGLRLRPDYWGDIGGMDGFYIAVLRP; translated from the coding sequence ATGCCCCCGCCATCGCCGCGCGCCGCCGCCACCCGCCTGCTGGACCAGATCCTGGGCGAGCATCGCCAGATGGCGGACCTTCTGGCCACCGGCGCGCTGGATCGGCTGGAAGCGCCCGACCGCGCCCGCGCCCAGCGCCTTGCCACGCAAACGCTGCGCGGGATGGAGCGGGCCGACCGCGTGCTGGGCAAACATCTGCGCAAACCACCGCCCCTGCCGGTGATGAACATCCTGCGGCTGGGCACGGTCGAACTGTGCCTTGGCGGCGATGCGCATGGGGTGGTCAACGACTGCGTCGGGCTGGTCGCGGGCGACAAACGCTTTGTCCGGCTCAAGGGGCTGGTGAACGCCGTGCTGCGCAAGGTCGCCGCCGATGGGCCTGCCGAATGGGCCATCCTGCGCGTGCCGCATTTGCCCAAATGGCTGCGCGCCCCCCTGTCCGAGGCCTATGGCGCCAAGGCCGTCGCCGGGTTCGAGGCCGCGCATTTCGCAGCTGCGCCGCTGGACCTGACACCCAAGAGCGACGTGACCGAACTGGCGGATGCTGTGGGCGGCATTGTGCTGCCCACGGGGTCTGTGCGCGTGCATAATGCGGGGCAGGTCAGCGCATTGCCGGGCTATGACACCGGCGATTGGTGGGTGCAGGACGCCGCCGCCGCGATCCCGGCCCGCGCGCTGAGCGCGACCAAGGGCGAGGCGGTGCTGGACATGTGCGCCGCGCCGGGCGGCAAGACGCTGCAACTGGCGGCTACGGGCGCGAACGTCACCGCGCTGGATATCTCGGACGCGCGCATGGCGCGGGTGCGCGAAAACCTTGCGCGCACCGGGCTGGAGGCCAGTCTGGTGACGGGTGACGCGCTGACACATCATGGCAGCTATGACGCGATCCTGCTGGACGCGCCCTGTTCGGCTACCGGCACGATCCGGCGCCACCCCGACCTGCCCCATGCGCGCGACGGCTCGGAAATCGGCGATCTGATCGCGCTTCAGGCGGCGATGCTGGACCGCGCGCTGGGCCTGCTGAAACCCGGTGGGCGGCTGGTCTATTGCACCTGCTCGCTGCTGCCGGACGAGGGCGAATGTCAGGTGGACGACGCGCTGCTGCGCCATCCGGGTCTGACGGTCGACCGCGACGCGCTGAACATGCCCGGCATCGACCCCGACTGGATCACCGAAGAGGGCGGCTTGCGCCTGCGCCCCGATTATTGGGGCGATATCGGCGGCATGGACGGGTTTTACATCGCCGTGCTGCGCCCCTGA
- the rbfA gene encoding 30S ribosome-binding factor RbfA, with amino-acid sequence MAKNKFSDGAGPTQRQLQVGENVRRTLADVLMRGDIHDADLARMSVTVGEVRMSPDLKIATAYVMPLGGRGQDELVGLLARNKHELRRIVAKKLGLKYAPDLRFRLDSTFDQMDETRRLFAQGEVRRDLED; translated from the coding sequence ATGGCAAAGAACAAGTTTTCAGATGGCGCAGGCCCGACGCAACGACAGCTACAGGTGGGCGAAAATGTCCGCCGCACGCTAGCCGACGTGCTGATGCGCGGCGATATCCACGATGCGGACCTTGCCCGCATGTCGGTGACGGTGGGCGAGGTACGCATGTCGCCCGACCTCAAGATCGCGACGGCCTATGTGATGCCGCTGGGCGGGCGGGGCCAGGATGAGCTGGTCGGCCTGCTGGCCCGCAACAAACACGAGCTGCGCCGCATCGTCGCGAAAAAGCTGGGGCTGAAATACGCGCCCGACCTGCGGTTCCGGCTGGACAGCACGTTCGATCAGATGGACGAGACGCGCCGCCTGTTCGCGCAAGGCGAGGTTCGCCGTGACCTGGAGGATTAG
- a CDS encoding DUF1674 domain-containing protein, with translation MSDRPDLPPSLPPEAIRALAEAEQRRAAADDRALPKELGGRKDGPEAVRYGDWEKKGIAIDF, from the coding sequence ATGTCCGACCGCCCCGATCTGCCACCCAGTTTGCCACCTGAGGCCATCCGCGCCCTCGCCGAAGCAGAACAGCGCCGCGCCGCCGCCGATGACCGCGCGTTGCCCAAGGAACTGGGAGGTCGCAAGGACGGACCCGAGGCCGTGCGCTACGGCGATTGGGAAAAGAAGGGCATCGCCATCGATTTCTGA
- the thiE gene encoding thiamine phosphate synthase: protein MRLGPVYFITDPDAPASVPDQVRAAVAAGVGIVQLRDKHASDAEMVALAREVQQITRATGAALVINDRVQVAIDVGADGLHVGQGDGDIAAIRARIGPDMALGLSIEMQAQLGAIAPNSVDYLGVGPLRATATKPDAAQPLGMDGLARIIAATPLPCVAIGGIKPGDAGAIRQAGAAGIAVVSAISRAPDMQAAARALIHEWSVK, encoded by the coding sequence ATGAGGCTGGGTCCGGTCTATTTCATCACCGATCCCGATGCGCCCGCATCCGTGCCTGATCAGGTGCGCGCCGCCGTCGCCGCAGGTGTCGGCATCGTGCAACTGCGCGACAAACATGCCAGCGATGCCGAGATGGTCGCGCTAGCCCGCGAGGTGCAGCAGATCACCCGCGCGACAGGCGCGGCGCTGGTCATCAATGACCGGGTGCAGGTGGCCATCGATGTTGGCGCCGACGGCCTGCATGTGGGGCAGGGCGATGGTGATATCGCCGCCATTCGCGCCCGGATCGGGCCGGATATGGCTCTGGGCCTGTCGATCGAAATGCAGGCGCAACTCGGCGCTATCGCGCCAAACAGCGTCGATTATCTGGGCGTCGGCCCCTTGCGCGCCACGGCGACCAAGCCGGATGCGGCGCAGCCTCTCGGCATGGACGGGCTGGCGCGGATCATTGCTGCCACGCCGCTTCCTTGCGTTGCAATCGGCGGTATCAAACCCGGCGATGCGGGCGCGATCCGGCAGGCGGGCGCGGCCGGCATCGCCGTCGTTTCCGCCATATCGCGCGCGCCGGACATGCAAGCCGCAGCGCGCGCCCTGATCCACGAATGGAGCGTAAAATGA
- a CDS encoding heparinase II/III family protein yields MGFSGTYRAKWTHWANRVAARRAGRTNPATAFASSPEPRMIGSFARGRQLTAGNFMFAGHLLERPGAAIWDLVAPDAAFEAEMHGFAWLDDLAAVGDTPARACAQGWTTGWIARYGAGRGPGWTPELTGRRLIRWINHALFLLGGQDKAAWDVFYRALAQQTLFLSQRWHSTAPGLPRIEALTGLIHAGLALEGMQGHAPVAATALGRECDAHIGAEGLLATRNPEELLDIFTLLTWAIAALEDAGQTPPLSLSAATGRIAPTLRTLRHADGGLARFHGGGHGLEGRLDTALAASGVKGRQKDGLAMGYARLSAGRTSVIVDAAPPPAGPASANAHASTLAFELTSGRRQLIVNCGSGASFGAEWRRAGRATPSHSTLVIAGDSSARLGEGAQADWLVSGPCDVPSQMSQASDGLRFEGGHDGYAARFGLTHARTIEMTFDGRGVAGEDMLLALSDTDKRRFDRALVAGAMQGVPYQIHFHLHPEVDAALDMGGAAVSLALRSGEIWVFRTDARAHITLEPSVYLEKTRLKPRASKQIVLSGAALEYAGRIRWSLAKAQDTPISIRDLAQDAPYLAPETG; encoded by the coding sequence ATGGGATTTTCCGGCACATATCGGGCGAAATGGACGCATTGGGCGAACCGCGTCGCCGCGCGCCGTGCGGGGCGGACGAATCCCGCGACCGCCTTCGCGTCCTCGCCCGAGCCGCGTATGATCGGCAGCTTTGCCCGTGGGCGGCAACTGACGGCGGGCAATTTCATGTTCGCGGGCCACCTGCTGGAACGGCCCGGTGCCGCGATCTGGGATCTGGTCGCGCCCGATGCCGCGTTCGAGGCTGAAATGCACGGCTTTGCCTGGCTGGACGATCTGGCCGCCGTCGGCGATACCCCCGCACGCGCCTGTGCCCAAGGGTGGACCACCGGGTGGATCGCCCGCTACGGCGCCGGGCGCGGCCCCGGCTGGACGCCCGAGCTGACCGGGCGGCGCCTGATCCGCTGGATCAACCACGCGCTGTTCCTGCTGGGCGGACAGGACAAGGCGGCGTGGGACGTGTTCTATCGCGCGCTCGCGCAGCAGACGCTGTTTCTTAGCCAACGCTGGCACTCCACCGCCCCCGGCCTGCCCCGGATCGAGGCCCTGACCGGCCTGATCCATGCGGGCCTCGCGCTGGAGGGGATGCAGGGGCACGCGCCTGTCGCCGCAACTGCGCTGGGCCGCGAATGTGACGCGCATATCGGCGCAGAAGGGCTGCTGGCGACCCGCAACCCCGAGGAATTGCTGGACATCTTTACCCTGCTGACATGGGCCATCGCCGCGCTGGAGGATGCAGGCCAGACACCGCCCCTATCGTTGAGCGCCGCAACCGGGCGCATCGCTCCCACCTTGCGCACCCTGCGCCATGCCGATGGCGGACTGGCCCGCTTTCATGGCGGCGGGCACGGGCTGGAGGGGCGGTTGGATACCGCGCTGGCGGCCAGTGGCGTCAAGGGGCGGCAAAAGGACGGGCTGGCGATGGGCTATGCACGGCTGAGCGCCGGGCGCACCTCGGTCATTGTGGATGCGGCGCCGCCGCCTGCCGGGCCGGCCTCGGCAAACGCGCATGCTTCGACCTTGGCGTTCGAGCTGACATCGGGGCGTCGGCAGCTGATCGTCAACTGCGGATCAGGCGCCAGCTTTGGCGCCGAATGGCGGCGCGCCGGGCGCGCAACGCCGTCACACTCCACATTGGTGATCGCGGGCGACTCCAGCGCGCGGCTGGGCGAGGGTGCGCAGGCGGATTGGCTGGTCAGCGGCCCCTGCGATGTGCCCTCGCAGATGAGCCAGGCGTCCGATGGCCTGCGTTTTGAAGGGGGGCATGATGGCTATGCCGCTCGGTTCGGCCTGACCCATGCGCGCACCATCGAAATGACGTTCGACGGGCGCGGTGTCGCGGGCGAGGACATGCTGCTGGCGCTGTCGGACACGGATAAGCGCCGGTTTGACCGGGCGCTGGTTGCGGGGGCCATGCAGGGCGTGCCCTACCAGATCCACTTTCATCTCCACCCCGAGGTCGACGCCGCACTGGACATGGGCGGCGCCGCCGTATCGCTGGCCCTGCGCAGCGGTGAAATCTGGGTATTCCGCACCGACGCGCGGGCGCATATCACGCTGGAGCCGTCGGTGTATCTGGAAAAAACCCGGCTTAAGCCCCGTGCAAGCAAACAGATAGTTTTATCTGGCGCCGCGCTGGAGTATGCGGGCCGCATCAGATGGTCGCTGGCCAAGGCGCAGGATACCCCGATCAGCATTCGCGATCTGGCGCAGGACGCGCCGTACCTTGCGCCCGAAACCGGCTAA